Proteins co-encoded in one Campylobacter jejuni genomic window:
- the legF gene encoding CMP-N,N'-diacetyllegionaminic acid synthase, protein MAEILCTICARGGSKGVKNKNIRKINELEMIAYSIIQAQNSKLFKHIVISTDSDEIASVAQKYDAEVFFKREAHLANDQAAKLPVMRDALLRSEEHFKTRFETLIDLDASAPLRSSLDIKKAYESFVKNDNSNLITAVPARRNPYFNLVEIQNNKVVKSKEGNFTTRQSAPKCYDMNASIYIFKRDYLLENDSVFGEKTGLFVMDESTAFDIDSELDFKIVEFLISLKNLSPKDF, encoded by the coding sequence ATGGCTGAAATTTTATGCACCATTTGTGCTAGAGGTGGAAGTAAAGGCGTTAAAAACAAAAATATTAGAAAGATTAACGAACTTGAAATGATAGCTTATAGCATCATACAAGCTCAAAATTCAAAGCTTTTTAAACACATAGTCATAAGTACTGATAGTGATGAAATCGCAAGTGTAGCCCAAAAATACGATGCTGAAGTTTTTTTTAAAAGAGAAGCCCATCTTGCCAATGATCAGGCTGCAAAACTTCCTGTCATGCGTGATGCCTTGCTAAGAAGTGAAGAGCACTTTAAAACGCGTTTTGAAACTCTCATAGACTTAGATGCTTCAGCCCCGCTTCGCTCAAGCCTTGATATAAAAAAAGCTTATGAAAGTTTTGTTAAAAATGATAATTCCAATCTCATCACCGCAGTTCCTGCTAGACGCAATCCTTATTTTAACCTCGTAGAAATACAAAATAACAAGGTAGTAAAATCCAAAGAAGGAAATTTTACCACTCGCCAAAGTGCCCCAAAATGCTACGATATGAACGCTAGTATTTATATCTTTAAAAGGGATTATCTTTTAGAAAATGATAGTGTTTTTGGAGAAAAAACAGGGCTTTTTGTAATGGATGAAAGCACGGCTTTTGATATTGATAGCGAGCTTGATTTTAAAATCGTAGAGTTTTTAATCTCTTTAAAAAATTTATCTCCAAAGGATTTTTAA
- the ptmF gene encoding L-glutamine-D-fructose-6-phosphate isomerase subunit — translation MKVLIIGFGSIGKKHFLALKNLKYEVSLLSLSAKKEEFEKTQIYRSLKECHLNEFDLFIIANITTEHFNTLKALNELVKDKIILVEKPLFEKVQNFTSSKNHIYVAYLLRFHPVIVALKKLLKGEKIYFASLVCNSYLPHWRALDYRQNYSAKKELGGGVLLDLSHEIDLAFFLFGNLELIYSQNAKISELDITSDDFAFLALKNSQEAKIHIELDYFSKFNKREITIHTLEKSFKADLINNKIEIYHKDQSQKILNFENDTIKTLQNLHQAISEKDKELCDLKQALKVLELCDEVRKKNG, via the coding sequence ATGAAAGTCTTAATCATAGGCTTTGGAAGCATAGGAAAAAAGCATTTTTTAGCCTTAAAAAATTTAAAGTATGAAGTAAGTTTGCTTTCTTTAAGTGCTAAAAAAGAAGAGTTTGAAAAAACTCAAATCTATCGTTCCTTAAAAGAATGTCATTTAAATGAATTTGATCTTTTTATCATCGCAAATATCACCACAGAGCATTTTAACACCTTAAAAGCTTTAAATGAGCTCGTAAAAGATAAAATCATACTCGTAGAAAAACCTTTATTTGAAAAGGTGCAAAATTTCACAAGCTCAAAAAATCACATTTATGTAGCGTATTTACTGCGTTTTCATCCTGTGATTGTAGCTTTAAAAAAACTTTTAAAAGGTGAAAAAATTTATTTTGCTAGTTTGGTTTGCAATTCTTATTTGCCCCATTGGAGGGCTTTAGACTACAGGCAAAATTACAGCGCTAAAAAAGAGCTAGGTGGTGGGGTTTTACTCGATCTTTCTCATGAAATCGATCTAGCCTTTTTTCTTTTTGGAAACTTAGAGCTTATATACTCCCAAAATGCTAAAATTTCAGAGCTTGACATAACAAGCGATGATTTTGCCTTTTTGGCTTTAAAAAATTCACAAGAAGCTAAAATTCATATAGAATTAGACTATTTTTCTAAATTTAACAAAAGAGAAATTACCATTCACACTTTAGAAAAAAGCTTTAAAGCCGATTTAATAAACAATAAAATCGAAATTTATCACAAAGATCAAAGTCAAAAAATCTTAAATTTTGAAAACGATACGATAAAAACCCTTCAAAATTTACATCAAGCAATCTCTGAAAAAGACAAAGAACTTTGCGATCTTAAGCAAGCTTTAAAAGTACTTGAACTTTGTGATGAAGTAAGGAAAAAAAATGGCTGA